The following coding sequences lie in one Cloeon dipterum chromosome 1, ieCloDipt1.1, whole genome shotgun sequence genomic window:
- the LOC135934749 gene encoding uncharacterized protein LOC135934749, with translation MPRPKKYRGGFKKKPKSTESASTSSAKTQQTEEVADTSTVNTGSQSVFKKPAPRPRTATSSVSSRDTSSSSTSTSVSSRAPVEGLPHQVEQIDVGQWLVSGQYNKDTNQGGQRGRGRGRGRGRPKKTDKRPLSWRSQTSNASVSEPSLPPPDVSVAEQSQERPESGQNNENNEGGQKGRGRGGRKKTDKRPQSWRNRTQSASATEPSLPPTDVSVAEESQERAESGHNKNDTIQGVQKRRGRPKKSDKNPGCLEPNTQSSSVTQPSLPPPNVPPADAPQGTPMNLPAQPRELPTDMAGLARLANTMFMERVAAEFARRLAMSQEDAPNGQPEIVAQEPTQPRRSRRIATRSTASSTRSDAARADPVPDDQESEGNRRTPRGRSAPAAAGQTSARRGRRSGKVQHVGVQLDDDEHPEPAEVVRDPARRRTSRRISSRLSAASSVNTSNTSLGGDVDAGPIVAADVQVVNAPGGPGGPGGSDDPDDSDGDDDNGGPADAADGSEGEADSPVLTPEDPQDEPFEPPEWVRRQVGLPIPRAPTVPIVIQQDNHDYHPDPRRPAQPPRGLRGERDVRNYNRAVREGTYNAARGPLPDFVQRFPLGTFGGDPDNDGGIYRCRHCRAWFFPAELTPDDIARGLYTCCTRGKVPILPAEDYPEELVFVLRDHKRHVRTINLLIAPAQFEAKRVQFPTTPGRRAPNIYKIHGQTHAYLPPLDPRPAANEAGTAAGGRPGVQQRRNCQLIGFVTPQRVAEQVVGGLAHQKPPEDVVATIVEYMEENNPYFKMFSLAHMYIDEELRNNGTVGEVTIVFKNPNRDKVTLRHNTHALPAEENEVAALFAAGGEPDGMNTFVVKDGQRVRLKPTDPNRDALVYPLMYPKGVVGWHPNIQHVGPNVTATRNRVTMNEFYKFKMYRRRPLQVELNCGTLTQQFVIDQWVRINQNRFSFLEYGLDQELMFASRRDLVEYMEKIADDMNYEVGRSVVLPRSFQYGDEAMKTLFQHAIASIKRTGVPTFFVTMTANPRELEFDDIPGFNPNDGSLNSDIVCRAFWAKVLKLKKLLLDDQVMGHVTNYIFVTEFQKRGLPHIHLILTTSSPLVNPGDVDAYVSTSIPDEHRDPELHDTVKRYMLHRCTYLCAGGRGGVCKKGFPAPFRDETVLNDGRGFVQLRRLDDGRKIKVRGNEYTNQHVVPYNPLLLKTMRCHINVMPFVNMKQVRYIVKYITKGPDMAVIEQTARTTGHRIRNANRLTRRDRMALSMEVRNYISGGAPNDNAQEAEVEAEEDDDEPCNGILCVNEIKKTLDCMYTTSTEATWRTLQLPMKDMLFTVYDLKVHTEEETPVFWRARGQEAIVEAATRPLKNTRFLGFMDVCRNALDPEELALLNRIKFVELPQHYVWNDKDRVWTRRKRGGEKIIGVVSTVSPKNIQRYWLRAIVQHRAFITSYQDAKTVDGVEYATFREAAVALGLARNDLEHLNCLREAAGMEATPFAMRILFLLLLLHAAPARPAQLFEQVWESLVGEFHLRRDPEGSRLRVLRYLARKLLLNNAPLDEELFAEINIDELRANIDDDMTVDEAVDDDVIPDGAAVQDQYDRLNVQQQEVVDTIMEAVLDYSSPDHLDQCRLFFMEGPAGTGKTHTYRVIVQKLALMGMSTINMAFTGVAAALLDNGRTLHSALGLPIPLTRDSESHLQPQSTNYKLVQGASLAIIDEVTMASVNAYKAADRLFTRAKDPESTSPFGGCPVLFGGDLRQLCPIPNQNETVDEIHFRNSELLAQCQVLHLTENMRANEDERDFAQLLKTIGEGSHPCPPELPEGSFVVPDEWILPNNNLDQLIHWTFGDDPSVEGEDCAILTAKNDDCRKINNRILAKMAGPEEVSVLLSEDSVVDDDPNNPLVDDGGDLPEDRRLIQLDELHILNPPGLPYHDLNIRVGAIAIIIRNLDVASGIVNGTRVCVEDFTRNRVRVRVLSGADRIRGRVIELPRIEFVGDVSPLVKMRRIQFPLKIAFAMTINKSQGMTLRKVGVFLRRYLSDHGKLYVALSRVRRAQDIRMVLCPDDRQGRHPDTGAWFTHNAVRHHLWNLEEPPAPPRPEEEVPPPVQLFTGHDNCVVEPAVSDDGEDEDDDREDDDGEDDDDDDDDYDDDDDYEMDDGDEEDEDVNWRPPRPLTPLEEPVDAAQAELNLAAFMEELAQRDRERGRPPMPQEGSPRQRFQQRFFSQEVMNEFTFDGRGSHPDDIADLVDEDDDNWEPMPQEDLDELCASAIVHVLRSPRITSNLNTQERDERQQERLMEVYFEDIRRENEHHRSPSVASNLNTQEREDRQQERLTEIFFEDMRRENEHLQMQPQTSLPTADWRSRFNSEDFLGDGADFSVFTKFDAENPASVGHFKKMAEQNWLKRHPNFKISETDLRDAGPSTSGTSNKRAAAVSNTPGSDNPPPPKRTPARLRLDDEDNDDLASCFLSLQLQLPELLNEALQNTEAREQAERLQHQGAFLPAAALQPEFLGLQRTGQFGTQEPQLRAREQDPRQVHSQPPESDFLRVMTHWMEVDTSSEDDQMQ, from the exons ACCGAGTCAGCTTCAACATCTTCCGCCAAAACTCAACAGACTGAAGAAGTGGCAGACACCAGCACCGTCAACACTGGGTCCCAGTCGGTGTTCAAAAAGCCTGCTCCAAGACCAAGAACCGCAACGTCCAGCGTGTCAAGTCGGGACACATCATCGTCATCGACCTCAACTTCGGTGTCGTCGCGAGCGCCTGTCGAAGGCCTACCACATCAAGTAGAGCAGATTGACGTTGGCCAGTGGTTGGTGAGCGGCCAATACAACAAAGACACCAATCAAG gCGGTCAAAGAGGACGTGGACGTGGGCGTGGACGTGGACGTCCAAAAAAAACAGACAAACGTCCCCTATCTTGGCGGAGCCAGACCTCAAATGCGAGTGTCTCCGAGCCCAGTTTGCCACCACCAGATGTTTCAGTTGCTGAACAAAGTCAAGAGCGGCCAGAGAGCGGCCAAAACAACGAAAACAATGAAG gtGGTCAAAAAGGACGTGGACGGGGCGGCAGAAAAAAAACCGACAAACGTCCCCAATCTTGGCGGAACCGGACTCAAAGTGCGAGTGCCACCGAGCCCAGTTTACCACCAACCGATGTTTCAGTTGCTGAAGAAAGTCAAGAGCGGGCAGAGAGCGGCCATAACAAGAACGACACCATTCAAG GTGTTCAAAAACGACGTGGACGCCCTAAAAAATCAGACAAGAATCCAGGTTGCTTAGAACCCAACACACAGAGTTCCAGTGTTACCCAGCCCAGTTTGCCACCGCCCAATGTTCCACCTGCAGATGCACCTCAAGGAACACCAATGAATCTGCCAGCTCAACCAAGGGAACTG CCAACAGACATGGCAGGTCTGGCGCGGTTGGCGAACACGATGTTCATGGAGAGAGTCGCCGCTGAGTTCGCCAGGAGGTTGGCAATgag cCAAGAGGATGCTCCCAATGGGCAGCCTGAGATCGTCGCTCAGGAACCAACACAGCCACGACGATCCAGGAGGATTGCCACCAG GTCAACAGCGTCATCTACAAGAAGCGACGCCGCTCGAGCTGACCCCGTTCCTGATGATCAGGAATCCGAGGGAAACCGCAGGACACCCAGGGGAAGGAGTGCTCCCGCTGCTGCGGGGCAAACCAGTGCTCGCAGGGGCAGACGAAG CGGAAAAGTTCAACATGTAGGAGTTCAACTCGATGACGACGAGCACCCTGAGCCTGCAGAGGTGGTGAGAGATCCGGCGCGCCGCCGAACATCGCGCCGCATTTCAAGCCg TTTGTCAGCTGCCTCATCTGTCAACACTTCCAATACCAGCCTGGGAGGTGACGTCGACGCGGGTCCAATTGTGGCTGCGGACGTCCAAGTCGTCAACGCCCCTGGCGGCCCAGGTGGCCCTGGCGGCTCAGATGACCCTGACGACTCTGACGGTGACGACGACAACGGTGGACCTGCTGATGCCGCTGACGGCAGTGAGGGTGAAGCCGATTCGCCTGTTTTAACGCCAGAAGATCCACAAGATGAGCCCTTTGAGCCACCTGAGTGGGTGCGGAGACAAGTTGGCCTCCCAATTCCTAGAGCTCCAACTGTTCCCATCGTGATCCAG CAGGACAACCACGACTACCATCCAGACCCGCGGCGGCCAGCTCAACCTCCAAGAGGTCTCCGAGGGGAACGAGACGTCCGCAATTACAACAGGGCAGTTCGCGAGGGCACTTACAACGCAGCGCGAGGTCCGCTGCCCGACTTTGTCCAAAGGTTTCCGCTCGGGACCTTTGGCGGTGACCCCGACAACGACGGCGGGATCTACAGGTGCCGCCACTGCCGGGCTTGGTTCTTCCCAGCAGAACTCACTCCTGATGACATCGCGCGAGGTCTGTACACTTGCTGCACGAGGGGAAAGGTTCCCATTCTTCCCGCCGAAGATTATCCTGAAGAGTTGGTGTTTGTGCTTCGAGATCACAAAAGACACGTCCGCACCATCAACCTTTTG ATCGCTCCTGCTCAGTTCGAGGCCAAACGCGTGCAATTCCCGACGACACCAGGAAGACGCGCGCCAAATATCTACAAAATCCACGGCCAGACGCACGCCTACCTGCCACCGCTCGATCCCAGGCCAGCGGCGAACGAGGCGGGCACCGCAGCAGGCGGACGACCGGGAGTCCAGCAGCGCCGCAACTGCCAGCTCATTGGCTTTGTCACCCCCCAGAGGGTGGCTGAGCAGGTGGTCGGAGGTTTGGCGCACCAAAAACCTCCAGAAGATGTCGTCGCTACAATCGTCGAGTACATGGAAGAAAACAATCCCTACTTCAAGATGTTCTCCCTGGCGCACATGTACATCGACGAAGAACTGAGGAACAACGGTACCGTGGGAGAAGTCACCATCGTCTTCAAGAATCCCAACAGAGACAAGGTCACCTTGCGCCACAACACCCACGCTCTGCCGGCAGAAGAGAACGAGGTGGCGGCACTCTTCGCGGCAGGTGGTGAGCCAGACGGTATGAACACCTTCGTCGTCAAAGATGGACAGCGAGTGCGCCTGAAGCCGACCGACCCGAACCGCGACGCCCTCGTCTACCCATTGATGTACCCCAAAGGAGTCGTCGGTTGGCACCCGAACATCCAGCACGTCGGACCCAACGTCACTGCCACAAGAAATCGCGTCACGATGAACGAGTTCTACAA GTTCAAGATGTACCGGCGACGTCCTCTGCAGGTTGAGCTGAACTGCGGGACCCTGACGCAGCAATTTGTCATCGACCAGTGGGTCCGCATCAACCAGAACCGTTTCAGCTTCCTCGAGTACGGCTTGGACCAAGAGCTCATGTTTGCCTCAAGGAGGGACTTGGTGGAGTACATGGAGAAGATCGCGGACGACATGAACTACGAGGTCGGCAGATCCGTCGTCCTGCCGAGGAGTTTCCAGTACGGGGACGAGGCGATGAAGACTCTGTTCCAACATGCCATTGCTTCCATCAAG AGAACCGGTGTTCCCACTTTCTTCGTCACGATGACGGCCAACCCACGCGAGCTGGAGTTTGACGACATCCCAGGCTTCAACCCCAATGACGGCTCCCTCAACAGCGACATCGTGTGCCGGGCATTCTGGGCCAAAGTGCTGAAGCTGAAGAAACTGCTGCTGGACGATCAGGTAATGGGACATGTCACTAACTACATCTTTGTTACAGAATTCCAGAAACGAGGACTTCCCCACATCCATCTTATCCTCACGACCAGCTCACCG TTGGTCAACCCTGGTGACGTCGATGCCTACGTCTCCACCTCCATCCCTGACGAACACCGCGACCCTGAACTTCACGACACCGTGAAGAGATATATGCTGCATCGGTGCACCTACCTCTGTGCTGGCGGCAGAGGTGGAGTCTGCAAGAAAGGTTTTCCTGCACCGTTCCGCGACGAGACTGTCCTCAACGACGGGCGCGGGTTCGTCCAGCTGAGGCGACTGGACGACGGACGCAAGATCAAGGTTCGGGGCAACGAATATACCAACCAGCACGTTGTCCCGTACAACCCGCTCCTCCTGAAGACGATGCGATGCCACATTAACGTCATGCCCTTCGTGAACATGAAGCAAGTTCGCTACATTGTCAAGTACATCACGAAGGGCCCGGACATGGCGGTCATCGAGCAGACGGCGCGAACGACAGGGCATCGCATTCGG AATGCGAACCGGCTGACTCGTCGTGATCGGATGGCTCTCAGCATGGAGGTGCGCAACTACATCAGCGGCGGCGCCCCCAACGACAACGCCCAGGAGGCGGAGGTGGAGGCGGAGGAAGACGATGACGAACCTTGCAACGGCATCCTCTGCGTCAACGAGATCAAGAAGACCTTGGATTGCATGTACACGACGTCCACAGAGGCAACCTGGCGCACTCTTCAGCTTCCAATGAAGGACATGTTGTTCACG GTGTACGACTTGAAGGTACACACTGAGGAGGAGACGCCGGTCTTCTGGAGGGCGCGTGGACAGGAGGCGATCGTCGAGGCTGCCACACGGCCTCTCAAGAATACAAGGTTCCTCGGTTTCATGGACGTCTGCAGGAACGCGCTTGACCCTGAGGAGCTCGCCCTGCTGAACCGCATCAAATTTGTGGAGCTGCCTCAACACTACGTGTGGAATGACAAGGACCGCGTCTGGACACGCCGCAAGAGGGGAGGCGAGAAGATCATCGGCGTCGTCTCCACCGTCAGCCCCAAGAACATCCAACGGTACTGGCTGCGCGCCATCGTTCAACACAGAGCGTTCATCACCAG CTACCAGGACGCCAAAACCGTTGATGGGGTTGAGTACGCCACCTTCCGCGAGGCAGCTGTGGCCCTGGGACTTGCTCGCAACGACCTTGAGCACCTCAACTGCCTGCGGGAGGCGGCGGGGATGGAAGCGACGCCGTTCGCCATGCGCATCCTGTTTCTCCTCTTGCTCCTCCACGCAGCACCAGCAAGGCCGGCTCAGCTCTTCGAGCAAGTTTGGGAGAGCTTGGTCGGCGAATTCCACCTGAGACGCGACCCCGAAGGCAGTCGACTCCGCGTGCTGCGCTACCTCGCCAGGAAGCTGCTGCTCAACAACGCTCCCCTGGACGAGGAGCTGTTCGCGGAGATCAACATCGACGAGCTCCGCGCCAACATCGACGACGACATGACGGTGGACGAGGCAGTGGACGACGACGTCATCCCTGACGGTGCCGCTGTCCAAG ATCAGTACGACAGACTGAACGTCCAACAGCAGGAGGTGGTGGACACCATCATGGAGGCCGTGCTGGACTACTCGTCGCCCGACCACCTCGACCAGTGCCGGCTCTTCTTCATGGAAGGTCCAGCCGGCACCGGCAAGACCCACACGTACAGAGTCATCGTGCAGAAGCTGGCGCTGATGGGCATGTCCACCATCAACATGGCGTTCACCGGAGTCGCGGCCGCCCTTCTCGACAACGGACGCACCCTTCACTCTGCCCTTGGCCTGCCCATCCCTCTCACCAGGGACTCGGAGTCTCACCTTCAGCCCCAGTCGACaaa CTACAAGTTGGTTCAGGGTGCCAGCCTCGCGATCATCGACGAGGTCACGATGGCGTCCGTGAACGCCTACAAGGCGGCGGACAGGCTGTTCACGCGAGCCAAGGACCCTGAGTCAACTTCGCCGTTTGGAGGCTGCCCGGTGCTCTTTGGAGGGGATCTCCGTCAACTGTGTCCGATCCCCAATCAGAACGAGACAGTTGACGAGATCCACTTCAGGAACTCCGAGCTGTTGGCGCAGTGCCAAGTTCTCCATCTGACAGAGAACATGAGGGCCAACGAGGACGAGCGCGACTTCGCCCAGCTTCTCAAGACCATCGGCGAAGGTTCCCACCCGTGCCCTCCAGAACTTCCCGAAGGTTCCTTTGTCGTCCCTGACGAGTGGATCCTCCCAAACAACAACCTGGACCAGTTGATCCACTGGACCTTCGGCGACGATCCGTCTGTTGAGGGCGAGGACTGCGCCATCCTGACGGCCAAGAACGACGACTGCAGGAAGATCAACAACCGC ATCTTGGCCAAGATGGCGGGACCTGAAGAGGTTTCAGTCCTGCTGTCCGAGGACAGCGTTGTCGACGACGATCCGAACAACCCTCTCGTCGACGACGGTGGAGACCTTCCCGAAGACCGCCGCCTCATCCAGCTGGACGAACTCCACATCCTGAACCCTCCCGGCCTGCCCTACCACGACCTTAACATCAGGGTCGGTGCCATTGCCATCATCATCCGAAACCTGGACGTCGCCAGCGGGATCGTCAATGGCACCAGGGTTTGCGTCGAGGACTTCACCAGAAACAGGGTCAGGGTGAGAGTTCTCAGCGGTGCCGACCGGATTAGAGGTCGCGTCATCGAGCTGCCGAGGATCGAGTTCGTCGGAGATGTCAGCCCGCTCGTCAAGATGAGAAGAATCCAGTTTCCTCTCAAGATTGCGTTCGCCATGACCATCAACAAGAGCCAGGGCATGACTCTGCGCAAG gtcGGCGTTTTTCTCCGCAGATATCTGTCCGACCACGGCAAGCTCTACGTCGCTCTCAGCAGAGTACGTAGAGCTCAGGACATCAGGATGGTGCTGTGTCCGGACGACAGGCAGGGACGGCATCCGGACACCGGGGCATGGTTCACCCACAACGCGGTCCGCCATCACCTGTGGAACCTCGAGGAACCGCCGGCACCACCACGGCCGGAAGAAGAAGTTCCTCCTCCTGTCCAGCTTTTCACAGGACAT gACAACTGCGTTGTGGAGCCTGCCGTGTCTGATGATGGAGAGGATGAGGACGACGACAGAGAGGACGACGACGGCGAGgatgacgacgacgatgacgacgactacgacgacgacgacgactacGAGATGGACGACGGCGACGAGGAGGACGAAGACGTCAACTGGCGACCGCCCCGCCCTTTGACCCCGCTGGAAGAGCCCGTCGACGCTGCTCAAGCTGAGTTGAACTTGGCCGCCTTCATGGAGGAGCTCGCACAG CGCGACCGCGAACGTGGACGTCCACCAATGCCTCAAGAAGGATCGCCCAGGCAGAGATTCCAGCAGCGATTCTTCAGCCAGGAAGTGATGAACGAGTTCACGTTTGATGGCCGCGGCTCCCATCCTGATGACATCGCGGACTTGGTCGACGAGGACGACGACAACTGGGAGCCGATGCCGCAAGAAGACCTGGACGAGCTGTGCGCCTCAGCGATCGTGCACGTCCTCCGTTCCCCGAGGATCACCAGCAACCTCAACACCCAGGAACGAGACGAGCGCCAGCAAGAGCGCCTGATGGAGGTCTACTTTGAGGACATTCGACGGGAAAATGAACATCATCGTTCCCCGAGCGTCGCCAGCAACCTCAACACTCAGGAACGAGAGGACCGCCAGCAAGAGCGCCTGACGGAGATCTTCTTTGAGGACATGAGGCGGGAAAACGAACATCTCCAGATGCAGCCCCAAACATCACTGCCAACAGCCGACTGGAGGTCCCGTTTCAACAGTGAAGACTTCTTGGGCGACGGCGCCGATTTCTCTGTCTTCACAAAGTTCGACGCTGAAAATCCAGCTAGCGTCGGCCACTTCAAGAAGATGGCAGAGCAGAATTGGCTGAAGAGACATCCCAACTTCAAGATCTCCGAAACGGACCTTCGAGACGCCGGGCCTTCAACATCAGGGACCAGCAACAAAAGGGCGGCCGCGGTCTCCAATACGCCGGGATCG gaCAACCCACCTCCACCAAAGAGGACACCAGCCAGGCTGAGGTTGGACGACGAGGACAACGACGACTTGGCATCGTGTTTCCTGAGCTTGCAGTTGCAg CTTCCAGAACTGCTCAACGAGGCTCTGCAAAACACAGAGGCTCGTGAACAAGCCGAGCGGTTGCAACACCAAGGAGCGTTTCTGCCCGCCGCTGCCTTGCAACCTGAGTTCCTGGGCTTGCAGCGGACCGGGCAATTCGGCACTCAAGAGCCACAACTGCGCGCCAGGGAACAAGATCCTCGCCAAGTCCACTCGCAGCCTCCAGAGTCCGACTTCCTGAGAGTGATGACCCACTGGATGGAGGTAGATACCAGCTCGGAAGACGACCAGATGCAGTGA